TCAAGTTCTTAGGGTTCGACACCCTTGTACACACAAAAACAGAGATTCATGAAATAAGCATGCAAATCATGGCATTTTTGTGTATTTAAGTGATTATAGAGACTATAACTCTTCTATGATACAACAAATTTAACCACAAATACATGAATTTATAGAAAAAATACCGATTTAGTTTAAGTGTGAAGAAGGTGAATAGTGATGACGACGAGGGTGTTCCTAGAGAGCAAGTGGGCCTTGAATAAAGTAGTTTTAAAGTGAGATTTGAAAGTGATGGGTTAAAAAGTGAACTTTCATCCTTATATAGACATATGATGACTGAAAAATTAATTTTCAGTCAGTTTTGCTCGAGAAACAATAAGTTCAGATGCTTTGTACGAAAAATTACACTTTATGCACAGTTGCTCGAAAACCTTCAGCATAAGAATTTGCTCGAAAACTTTGGGCAGATTTGGATTTTAAGGGGGTTTTGGTACAACATGATAACCTTTAAGAATTTTAAGAAATTCTGTGAAATAATCAAGTTAGTGtttaaactttaattatttttcaaaatttaattttctcagGTTTTAACAATTAGTGAGACCAGGAACCATGAGgcagtcatatagacacatcctcttaaggcagtcacaaggacacatccttcgtcatttgttgactgtgagtttgaggcagtcatatagacacatcctcttgaggcagtcacagggacacatccttcgtcatttgttgactgagatttttgaggcagtcatttagacacatcctcttgaggcagtcacagggactcatcctccgtcatttgttgactgagattttgagacagtcatttagacacatcctcctgaggcagtcaccaggacacatcctccgtcattgctgACATTTTGATGTTAACTCCCCCTAGACAGTTGACGGTTTTAGGAGAGTTAGTTTTGTAAGAGCGAGTTTTACAATGTTATTTGTGTAAAAGTCATTTTGGATTTTGAAAATCAACTTATGAAACCGGGTCTCACACTGTAATTTATGTGAGAGCCATTGTTCTTATCTCTCCCTCAAAATATGAAGTATCAGATTTTGAAAAACACAATGCTCCCCCTAGGCAAGTGCATCACTCCCCCTAGACACTTGCCAGGACACTAAATGGAAGAGAAATCAATCATGCCAATTTTGTTAACCAGATTTTTAAACGTGGGTTCATCTAAGGCCTTGGTTAGTAAGTCAGCAAGTTGACTTTTGGTGGGAACAAAGTACAATTCAACATTACCTTTTTCAACATGATCCTTGATAAAGTGGTATCGAATGTCAATGTGTTTGGTCCGAGAGTGGTGAACCGGGTTGCTGGTGATAGCAATGGCACTCTGAGAATTACAGTAGATCGGGATTTTGTGGAATTTGAATCCGTAGTCAAGTAGTTGGgtctgcatccatagtacttgtgaACAACAGTTGGCAGCTGTAATGTATTCAGACTCAGTGGGTGGAAAGAGAGATGCAGTTTTGTTTGCGAGAGGACCAGCTGACTAGTTTATTACCGAGAAATTGGAGACCACCAGACGTACTTTTCCGGTTTACTTGGTCACCACCATGATCAGCATCCGTGAATGATGTAAGGTTGAAGCCAGTCCCGAAGGGATACCAGAGTCCGAAATTGGGCATGCCTTTGAGATAGCTAAAGATTCTCATTACAGTCTTGTAGTGAGAATACCTAGGGTTGGCCTGAAAACGGGCACTCATACATACAGCAAACATGATGTCGGGTCTACTAGCAGTGAGATACATCAATGAGCCAATGAGGCTCCTATAGAGAGTTTGATCGAAAGATTGACCATCCAGATCAGCAAGTAATGATATGTTGATTGACATTGGAGTGGGGCTGATTTTCATCTCAGGAAAGTTGAACTTTTTGAACATATTAGAAATGTATTTTgattgactgataaaaatcccctttggaagttgtttaacttctaatcctagaaagaaatggagttcttcgagcatgctcatttcgaacttgttcttcatgagttcagaaaactcatagcagagagcgggggaagtggagccaaagatgatgtcatcaacatagactTGAATTAACAAGATGTGTTCTTTCTGTTTTCTGATGAATAGAGTCGTGTCAATGGTTTCACATGAGAAGCCATTCTTGAGAAGAAATGCGGTCAGGGTTTCATACCACGCCCTGGGCGCCTGTTTTAGACCATAAAGAGCCTTGGAAAGGAGATACACGTGGTTGGGGCGTTTGGAGTCTACGAAACCTTCAGGTTGATTGACATAGACCTCTTCTTGAAGAAtgtcgttcagaaaagcagtttttacGTCCATTTGATAAACGGTGAACTGCTTGTGAGCAGCATATGAAAGAAATAGACGGATGGCTTCTAATCGAGCCACATGAGCAAATGTTTCGTCGTAgtcaattccttcttgttgtttgtatccttttgctacaagacgtgctttgttacgaatgatgatgccgtgaggatccttcttatttttgaagatccacttggtatcaataatggtttttccagatgaacgaggaacaagttcccatacttcaagccgatcaaattaatgaatttcttcttgcatggctATAGACCAGTCGGGATCTTGGAGGGCCTCAAAGGCATTTTTAGGTTCGATCGTGCTCAGAAAGGCAGCGAAGAGGCATTCATTGATGGAAGCCTTGCGAGTGCGGATAGGAGCGTTTGGATCACCAATGATTTGATGAATTGGATGATTCGCAGTCCATTTCGTGGAATGTGGAAGAGGTGAAGTAGATCCATCATTAAGAGAGGTGACGGTATGCGAAGAAGATGAGGATCCAGAAAGTTCAGTGTTGTCAGTAGGGTAGGTGGCATTTTCTTCCCACAGAGGAACAAGGGTATCTGCATTTTGTTCAGTGGaaagtgataaggctaaaaaggaacatatatttcatagcaatatccctcctaaataataggttttcatatgtaattgtattatattttcattgtaattgtttaaataaataagtgcgaagacaaaaggcgaaaacgaagatttgaagacacaaacgtccaaaaagctcaaatgtacaagatacaattcaaaaggttcaatttattgatgaaaaacgtctaaaaatgacaagagtacaagttacaaaacgcaaagtacaagatattaaattgtacgcaaggacgttcgaaaatccggaatcgggacatgagtcaactctcaacgcgtgacgcaacggtgcaaaaattacaagtcaactatgcacataaatataatataatttaaataattcttaaaattatttatatattatatttatttatatattatgtcggcaaagctaagatccaaattgatgtgagctggaaaatcaaactccacgactcgaggagtttgaaggccaaaaactccacgactcgcggagtttgaaaaatcagaaatccctataaaaggccatgcattctgccgagtttaatatataaaaaataataataataatactctgtaataaataaataaatatatatatatataatatatatagtatagggtagttttatattagattagttcgggttatgtaaaggttattttacgggttttgaagtcaaaactatgtccgtgtaacactacgcgataaatactcaatgtaagttatgttctccttttttaaattaatttctcgtacataagttattattatgcttatttgagccaaagtaatcatgatgttggactaaatattaaagatggggtaattgggctttgtaccataattggggtttggataaaagaacgacacttgtggaaattagactatgggctattaatgggctttatatttgtttaactaaatgatagtttgttaattttaatataaaaatttacaattagacgtccctataaataaccatatacactcaatcggacacgatgggcgggataattatatgtacgaataatcgttcatttaaccggacacgggaatggattaatagtctatggaattattaaaataggggtgaaattatgtacaaggacacttggcgtaattgttaacaaagtattaaaccttggattacacgcagtcgatatcctggtgtaattattaaacaaagtattaaaaccttattacagtttaagtccccaattagttggaatatttaacttcggatataaggataatttgacgaggacactcgcactttaaatttatgaccgatggactgttatggacaaaaaccagacggacatattaaataatccaggacaaagaacaattaacccatggaaataaactaaaaatcaacacgtcaaacatcatgattacggaagtttaaataagcataatatattttatttcatatttcctcgtacttttatttattgtcattttaattattgttatttattttatattgttatttaaatatcgtcatttactatacgcttcgcttaaaatataaatcgacaaaccggtcattaaatggtaaaaacccccctttataataataatattacttatatatatttgtatttttataaaataaaactaatatagcgttaagctttgtttaaagattttttctccctgtggaacgaaccggacttactaaaaactatactactctacgattaggtacactgcctatagtgttgtagcaaggtgtaggtatatcccatttgtaaataaataattaaaacttgtcatattttgtgtaaaattgtatcgtatttaatagttttttcctagtaaaatatataaactatttcgtacccccacgctacgacatcagaaAGTATGGGAGAAGTTGCAGCATCTGAAGACCTAGTATCTGTTTCATTTGAAGGAGTATTTTCACTAGATTCGAGAGGAGACGATTCAACAGCTGGAGGATGAGAGTTGGATATGGGAGCGTTGTTTGAGGAAGACACTCCAGTGTCAAGGTCATCTAGAAGAAGAAATTCGGAGGAATTACTTTTGTCGGATGGTGATTCGCCCATGACCGCTGGAGTAGATGAACCGATTGTGATTGATTTGGGGAGAGCCGGTTCAGAGGGTACCGTGGGGTATGACGACATTGGAGGGATGATGGGTTCAAACAACACATCCAGATCATCAGAGGTGGCCAGTGGAACATGTCGGAAGTGAGGATCAGAATTGAGTTCGGGGTGAGAGCCGTTATGACCAAGCACCATTCCAGACATCTCATCAAACTTGACATTGGTGCTTTCTTTAATGATTCGAGTTCGACGATTATAAACACGATATGCCACACGATCTTGAGAGTAGCCAATAAATATTGCTTCATCACCACTAACATCAAACTTTCCAAGGTTGTCCTCGTCGTTTAGAACATAACACACACATTCAAATATGCGAAAGTACTTCACATTGGGTTGACGTTTGAAAAGAAGTTCATATGGAGTTTTGTCGAACCGACGATTAATAATGGACCAATTTTGGGTGAAGCATGCAGTGTTAACAGCTTCAGCCCAGAGGGACGGGGGTAGGTTGGAATAAACAAGCATTGTTCTTGCTGCTTCAACAAGGGTGCGATTACGTCTTTCAACAACTCCATTTTTTTGTGGAGTACGAGCTGCAGAGGTTGATGGGTGATACCGGCATGATCTAGATATGAGTTAAGAACAGAGTTTTGAAATTCCATGTCGTTATTAGTTCTGAGGATAAGTACAAGCTTATTGGTGGATAATTGGGTTCTTTTTAGAAAATCAATGATTATTTTCGGAGTTTCAGACTTACTTTTCAGAAATCTGACCCATGTATATCATGAATAGTCATCAACTATCACCAAGATGTACTTTCTTCCACCAAGACTGGAAACACGCATTGGTCCACAAAGGTCCATGTGAAGCATATGAAGTGGACTGGAGGTGTTGAATTCGGTTTTTGATTTGTGGGAGGATTTATGAATCTTTCCCATAGCACATGAAGGGCAAACGTGTGTAGTATCAAATGAGATGAGTGGAACACCATCAACAAGGTTGTTGGAGACAAGTTTGTTGAGGTTCTGAGAGTGAAGATGTGACATTCGGTGATGCCACAACCATGAGGTTTCAGAGGAAGCTTTAGAAACCAGGCAGAGTGGTTGTATGTTTAAAGACATGTTTTTCATGGCAAGAGAGTAAAGAGTTGATTCACGTTTTCCTTCGAGTAGGTTGTCTCCCTGCATGGTTTGAACACAGCACATAGATCTTTCAAAGATCACGCGGAGATCACTGTCACAGAATTGGCTGACACTGAAGAGACAGCACCCAAGCCCTCGAACATAGGACACATGTTTGATGGTCACACCGTTGAACACATAATCTCCATACCCCTCGATTGTTTCAATTTTGTCATTTCCAAAGCGAACAGTACCTAGGAACTTGTTGACATAGTTTGTCAACATTGATTTATCGCCAGTCATGTGTCTGGAACAACCAGAGTCCAAATACCAAACACATGCTGGGATAACCTGCAAAACAGAGTTAAGCACAGGTTTTAGGCACCCCAGTTATCTCGGGTTCCTTGTAAGCAGACAGATTCAGTGATTTTAAAACATTAGGTTCATCAGAAGATGCATTCAACAAAGTctgaacattcattacaacacacgaatcatggttttggtgaccaaaatacagacgtcttttacatctattacaaattaatgacccggactgagatgcaagacttgaggatgcttggactatttcagtcttgggtttccacgctttcaaaatgctttgttttggtttaggtcctgtgaaatttaaaacaccaaatttagaCCCAGTTTGAAAACGATTCATGTTTTTAAGTAATGACTGTCTAGCCCTTTGTGCTCTTTTGTGACGATTTCGCTTTTGAGTCTTAGTTAATCCATCAGATACCCGCTTTGCAGCATAGTTGAGATTTGGTAGTTGCGGATTTCTGATGGATTCAGGGTTGTGTTTCAATGGTCTACCACTGTTGCTCTGGAAGGAGTTAGAGTGGTTGACATTTCGGTGGACGTGAGGGCTGCTTGAACCACCCCTCCTGTCTAGAATAGGTAGTGCAGGGTGGTTATGGGCTTTTCTTGCTGAGTGGTCATACACACCATGTTCTTGGATTATTCTTCGAATAGGGTTGTTTGGCTTTCTCATCAAGGTTGCGGAATGTGGTGGTTTAGGATCAGCACCCCTTTTAGTGACAATCATCTCTAAACGAGAGCCATGATTAGGGTTTTTTAGGATGGTGACAGCTGGAATGACAGGTTTCCTTGAGCTCACTACAGTAGTGTAAGGAAAACCTTGGTGATGTGGGGGAAGAACTCGTTGAGAATAAGTGGGTACCCATGGTAAAAATTTCTCTTGCATTGATTTTGATTCCTTTTGTTGTGAATAGTCTTGTGTTAATGTAGGACCAAAATTCTTTTCAACTTTTTCAAAATCACgattcattaaaacttttacttgtaaatcgatgttgtccttttcaataagagcaacatgtttcttatatccttttagttcaagttttaaGTCAATGATTTCTTTCCCGAGAGAGTCAGTAAGAACATTTGAGGGTTCTATACGGAGGCAGGGTGGCGGTTCCTGAGGGGCTTTGGACTTGGAAATCAATTCACAGAAAGTAGTTGCTTGACTAGCAATCTGTTTTTAAAGTACATGCACATCATGAGTAAGTTGATCATTTGTAGACATATGGAGTGAGATTTGGTGTTGCATGGATTTTATGATCATTAGAAATTTTCGTTCATTGTCAAAAGATTTCATTTTATTTTCGAAAAGTTCCTTTTCTAAACTGATGATGTATTTTTATAATACCAGGGTTGGTAAGTAGACAACACGTTTTTGACCTTCTGAACTTTCACTCTCATTAAACAAATCAGGTAAGCTTTCGTATGAAAATGAGTTTTTCCTTTTCAAATAAAGAGCGTTGATTTTATCATAGATTAGAGCAATTTCTCGTTTCATTTTAGTTGATCTTTTAGCCAATGCTTCCTCAATCTCACTGTTGGATGCAAATGTGAGTCTTGCAGGTAGGCCAATCATCAAGTATTTACTATCATATAGACAGGGCTCAGCCTTGGCCAAATTGGACATGGTGAGAGGATTTTCAAAGCCTAGGGCTTTGTTCTCACGGAAGGAGTCCATTGGTCAATTCATGAATAGGGTTTGATTCGAGATATGTCCTGCTAAAACAACCTTAGATTGTTCGGTCCTGTAGAGCTTTTCTTCAAATTGACCTAGACGAGTTTGAAGCTCTAGATTATGTGCAGTAAGTTTAGAACATTCAGAGGTTTTCTTAGCAAGATCGAAAAGGGGTTCTCTTATCTTTTCTTCTAAGGTATCTAGAAGAGTTTTCTTAGAGGCGGTGagtttcttaatttctttctcagcattgtctactttctcactaagaacttcatttcttaacctaaagtctgtcctttctattcgtaatggtctcacactagattctagctccttcaattgtgttacttttttagctagatccttctgaagtgttaggtatgcattgtttgacactttgattttcaattcagcttTTAACCTATGGTTCTCATTTTGTAGTCCACTAACTTGACTAGCAAGTGATCTGAGGTCCTTACTCATTTTAGCAAAGTTGTCAACAGACATATCAGGCAATTCAAGGAGCAGTTTATCATGATTATTAGAAGTAGGTTCATCTCTAATGGATACATTGATTTGAATATGTGGGTCATTAGGTCTTTTAGAGGGTGTATGCAATTCATCAGAAACACATTCAGAGCTATTATTTACAGAGTTATAATATTCATGAATTATGTCGGTGTaaagttgtacctcttcctcatcatCGGAAGAAACATTGTCAAGAGCACGGTTCATGTTGGTGAGTTTCACTACATTAGCTCATTCAGGCTCCTGTTCACTATTTGACCAGTTTAGCCAAACATCATCTGAGGCTTTGAGGACCTTCCCCTTTTCGGCATCTTGGGCGAGCAACATCTTTTTCTTGTAGTACTCGGCATCCTTTCGTTTGGGTAGTCTGCATTCTCGTGCAAAGTGACCTGTTTTACCACAGTTGAAACAAACATTATCGGGGTCCTTGTTGTCAGGAGCCCGGTATTGAGTGGTTGAGGTTTCGAGTTTTTTATAGTATGAAGAGCTGGATGAGGTTCGATTGTTAATGTTTTTGCTAAAACCTCCAGATGATCTCCTGAGATTCAGTTGCTTGCTAACCATTGCGGTAGCCTTGATGAGATCTCGATGTTCTTCATCAACATCAGAGTATGTGTCCTCATCAGAGGAAATGGTTTGTTTTGCTTTGAGTGAGTTGGAGCGGTTGGAAGGGGTTTTGGTGGAGCTTTTGTTAACAAACAGAGCCATTGGATCACTGGTTTCAGCGAAGTTGGATTTAGGGTTTTGGGCAGCTAGAACATCAGGTTGATGATTCATTAGTTTCCCTACAACTTCATGGatgttgtacttcttggtgttTTTGGAGGCAAGGAAGTTGTTTCTGTATGGTGTCCAGGTGGCATTTAGTTTTTTCAGAAATTTCATGTTCAGCTCTTGATTTTCCTTTTTCACTCCAACCTTCTTTAGCTCAGTAATGACTTCACAGAAACGTCTGTAGCAGTCCTTTAGTGGTTCATCGGGTTTCTGAAAGTATTCCTCATACATTGTGAGAGCTATGTCAAGTTTTGTCTGATCGGATTGGCTGTATCCTTCCTGTTGACGGATGATTTCATCTAGAAGTTCTTTTTCGGATTTTAGAGAGCTGACGGACTTGTACATGTCATAAGAAAGGGCTTGCATGATAATGGACCTGGAATCGATATCGGCTTGAGCTCTCTTGGCTTCTTCACCCTGGAGTTCATAGGGTTTTAGAACCGCGCCGGTGTCAGGGTGAAGTGAGATCTTAGGTCCATTGAGAAATGATTCCCAGATGTATTTGGTTTGTTCTCCTTTTCCATCGATGAAGTTGTCAAACCTTCCTTTCCA
This genomic window from Rutidosis leptorrhynchoides isolate AG116_Rl617_1_P2 chromosome 2, CSIRO_AGI_Rlap_v1, whole genome shotgun sequence contains:
- the LOC139890305 gene encoding uncharacterized protein, coding for MATANRDALVMGSDTRPPMLFEGLFDEWKGRFDNFIDGKGEQTKYIWESFLNGPKISLHPDTGAVLKPYELQGEEAKRAQADIDSRSIIMQALSYDMYKSVSSLKSEKELLDEIIRQQEGYSQSDQTKLDIALTMYEEYFQKPDEPLKDCYRRFCEVITELKKVGVKKENQELNMKFLKKLNATWTPYRNNFLASKNTKKYNIHEVVGKLMNHQPDVLAAQNPKSNFAETSDPMALFVNKSSTKTPSNRSNSLKAKQTISSDEDTYSDVDEEHRDLIKATAMVSKQLNLRRSSGGFSKNINNRTSSSSSYYKKLETSTTQYRAPDNKDPDNVCFNCGKTGHFARECRLPKRKDAEYYKKKMLLAQDAEKGKVLKASDDVWLNWSNSEQEPE